One genomic segment of Rhodothermales bacterium includes these proteins:
- a CDS encoding class II fumarate hydratase, whose protein sequence is MSDFRTEKDSLGEVRVPANARYGAQTQRAKENFPISDLRFPRRFIEALGIVKSAAAHANNQLGLLPAAKALAIAKAAERVADGELDGEFVLDIFQTGSGTSTNMNANEVIAHVATKALGDAVHPNDDVNMGQSSNDVIPTAMHVAARVGIEKSLIPALERLRDALKQKAEEFDDVIKSGRTHLMDATPVRLGQEFGGYASQVEHGIRRLRFASDELAELALGGTAVGTGINRPVGFPAKAIANISEATGLDFREAENHFEAQSAKDAYVSASGGLNTVAVSLMKIANDIRHLSSGPTSGLAEIQLPAVQPGSSIMPGKVNPVLSEALMMVAARVMGNHTTVTVGGQQGNFELNVMMPVMAHALLESIEILASGCDAFREKCLVGIEANRERCRELLEKNPSIATALNASIGYDAASKVAKKAAAEGRSVRDVLQELDLIPADEIDAVLDVRSMTEPGIPGQ, encoded by the coding sequence ATGTCCGATTTCCGTACCGAAAAAGACTCGCTCGGCGAGGTCCGTGTCCCGGCGAACGCGCGCTACGGCGCGCAGACGCAGCGCGCGAAGGAGAACTTCCCCATCTCCGACCTCCGCTTCCCCCGCCGCTTCATCGAGGCGCTCGGGATCGTCAAGAGCGCCGCCGCCCACGCGAACAACCAGCTCGGCCTCCTCCCCGCCGCCAAAGCCCTCGCGATCGCGAAGGCCGCCGAGCGCGTCGCCGACGGCGAGCTCGACGGCGAGTTCGTCCTCGACATCTTCCAGACCGGGAGCGGGACCTCGACGAACATGAACGCCAACGAGGTCATCGCCCACGTCGCCACGAAGGCGCTCGGCGATGCGGTCCACCCCAACGACGACGTGAACATGGGGCAGTCGTCGAACGACGTGATCCCGACGGCGATGCACGTCGCCGCCCGCGTCGGCATCGAGAAATCGCTGATCCCAGCGTTGGAACGGCTCCGCGACGCGCTGAAGCAGAAAGCCGAGGAGTTCGACGACGTGATCAAGAGCGGGCGGACGCACCTCATGGACGCCACGCCGGTCCGGCTCGGGCAGGAGTTCGGCGGCTACGCTTCGCAGGTCGAGCACGGCATCCGGCGGCTCCGCTTCGCGAGCGACGAACTCGCCGAGCTCGCCCTCGGCGGGACGGCCGTCGGGACCGGCATCAACCGGCCCGTGGGCTTCCCGGCGAAGGCGATCGCGAACATCTCCGAGGCGACGGGGCTCGACTTCCGCGAGGCCGAGAACCACTTCGAGGCGCAGTCCGCGAAGGACGCTTACGTCTCGGCGTCGGGCGGGCTCAACACCGTCGCCGTGTCCCTCATGAAGATCGCGAATGACATCCGCCACCTCTCGTCGGGACCGACGAGCGGGCTCGCCGAGATCCAGCTCCCGGCCGTCCAGCCCGGCTCGTCGATCATGCCGGGGAAGGTGAACCCGGTGCTGTCGGAAGCGCTGATGATGGTCGCCGCGCGCGTGATGGGCAACCACACGACGGTGACGGTCGGCGGGCAGCAGGGCAACTTCGAGCTGAACGTGATGATGCCGGTGATGGCCCACGCCCTGCTCGAAAGCATCGAGATCCTCGCGAGCGGCTGCGACGCGTTCCGCGAGAAGTGCCTCGTCGGGATCGAAGCCAACCGCGAGCGCTGCCGCGAGCTGCTCGAAAAGAACCCGTCGATCGCGACGGCGCTCAACGCCTCGATCGGCTACGACGCGGCATCGAAGGTGGCGAAGAAGGCCGCCGCCGAGGGCCGCTCCGTCCGCGACGTGCTCCAAGAGCTCGACCTCATCCCCGCCGACGAGATCGACGCCGTGCTCGACGTGCGCTCGATGACGGAGCCGGGGATTCCGGGGCAATGA
- the panD gene encoding aspartate 1-decarboxylase, with product MTITLFKGKLHRLTVTEADLYYEGSITLDAELLEAAKILPYEKVQVVNVNNGARLETYTIPAERGSRTVCLNGPAARLNAPGDEIIVIAYAEMTPEEAQSHRPRVVLVDENNDPKEVMDLDGTPISEPHIPGVTNATT from the coding sequence ATGACGATTACCCTCTTTAAAGGGAAGCTCCACCGCCTCACGGTGACCGAAGCCGACCTCTACTACGAAGGCTCCATCACGCTCGACGCCGAGCTGCTGGAGGCGGCGAAGATCCTGCCCTACGAGAAGGTGCAGGTCGTCAACGTGAACAACGGTGCCCGCCTCGAGACGTACACGATCCCCGCCGAGCGCGGGAGCCGGACGGTCTGCCTCAACGGCCCCGCCGCCCGCCTCAACGCCCCCGGCGACGAGATCATCGTGATCGCCTACGCCGAGATGACGCCGGAGGAGGCGCAGAGCCACCGGCCCCGCGTCGTGCTCGTGGACGAGAACAACGACCCCAAAGAGGTCATGGACCTCGACGGCACGCCGATCTCCGAGCCCCACATCCCCGGCGTCACGAACGCGACGACGTAG
- a CDS encoding outer membrane beta-barrel protein: protein MSIARITTLLLLACAAWPVQAQDGARFGLKLGATSAELRFSNGTNGGGLESRFGLNAGVFAAVPVRGAWRALVAADYYRKGYEAGEFRDENNTRRFTDADFQYDYASLLIAPQYAATLGSGGLRFYAFLGPRLDLLAAERVVATVDGERETVELPFDTPGFESIVFGVSAGIGLDLADAVSMPLLIELRYDADVTPARSLRNGDSRFRTFSLRAGLSF from the coding sequence ATGAGCATCGCTCGCATCACTACCCTTCTGCTGCTCGCGTGCGCTGCGTGGCCGGTTCAGGCGCAGGACGGCGCTCGCTTCGGGCTCAAGCTCGGCGCCACCTCCGCCGAACTCCGTTTCTCCAATGGGACGAATGGGGGAGGACTCGAAAGCCGTTTCGGGCTGAACGCCGGCGTCTTCGCCGCCGTCCCTGTACGCGGCGCGTGGCGCGCGCTCGTGGCAGCCGACTACTACCGGAAAGGCTATGAGGCAGGCGAGTTCAGGGATGAGAATAATACCCGGCGGTTCACCGATGCCGATTTCCAATACGATTACGCTTCGCTCTTGATCGCTCCGCAATACGCCGCCACGTTGGGTTCGGGTGGACTTCGGTTCTACGCCTTTCTCGGGCCACGGCTCGACCTGCTCGCCGCCGAGCGGGTGGTGGCGACGGTCGATGGTGAGCGGGAGACGGTAGAGCTTCCGTTTGACACGCCCGGGTTCGAGTCCATCGTCTTCGGGGTTTCTGCAGGCATAGGCCTCGATCTGGCGGATGCGGTATCAATGCCTCTCCTGATCGAACTGCGCTACGATGCCGACGTGACACCGGCCCGGAGTTTACGGAACGGTGATTCTCGTTTCCGTACGTTCAGCCTCCGCGCCGGCCTCTCTTTCTGA
- the panC gene encoding pantoate--beta-alanine ligase, translating into MDIVRTVPAMQAAAEAARCAGRTLALVPTMGALHRGHLALVDEARQRVGPEGHVTVSIFVNPTQFGPGEDFDAYPRTLDADLDALGASGGVDAVFTPSVDAMYDDGAVTTVAVAGMGEHLCGAFRPGHFDGVTTVVAKLFLACRPHLAVFGRKDAQQFLILRRMTRDLGLGVELVGLDTVREADGLALSSRNRYLSEEERKQAIVLSQALSAVREQVAAGERQASTLVDTMRVKIAAAPLARLQYAEVVNTETLQPIDRLRPGQEALAALAVHFGGARLIDNTFLTID; encoded by the coding sequence ATGGACATCGTCCGCACCGTTCCCGCCATGCAAGCCGCGGCCGAGGCCGCGCGTTGCGCGGGCCGCACGCTCGCCCTCGTCCCGACGATGGGCGCGCTCCACCGCGGCCACCTCGCCCTCGTCGACGAGGCGCGGCAGCGCGTCGGGCCGGAGGGGCACGTCACCGTCTCCATCTTCGTCAACCCGACGCAGTTCGGGCCGGGCGAGGACTTCGACGCCTACCCCCGCACGCTCGACGCCGACCTCGACGCGCTCGGCGCCAGCGGCGGCGTCGACGCCGTATTCACACCGTCGGTGGACGCGATGTACGACGACGGCGCCGTAACGACGGTGGCGGTCGCGGGGATGGGGGAGCACTTGTGCGGCGCGTTCCGCCCCGGCCACTTTGACGGCGTCACGACGGTCGTAGCCAAGCTCTTCCTCGCGTGCCGGCCGCACCTCGCCGTGTTCGGGCGGAAGGACGCGCAGCAGTTCCTCATCCTCCGCCGGATGACGCGCGACCTGGGCCTCGGCGTCGAGCTCGTCGGGCTCGATACGGTGCGGGAGGCGGACGGGCTCGCGCTCTCGTCGCGGAACCGCTACCTCAGTGAAGAAGAGCGGAAGCAAGCCATTGTGCTCTCCCAGGCCCTTTCTGCGGTCAGGGAGCAGGTGGCGGCGGGGGAACGGCAGGCATCGACCCTCGTAGACACGATGCGGGTTAAAATCGCGGCGGCGCCCCTCGCGCGGCTGCAATACGCCGAGGTCGTGAATACCGAGACGCTCCAGCCCATCGACCGGCTCCGGCCGGGACAGGAAGCGCTGGCCGCCCTCGCCGTCCACTTCGGCGGCGCCCGCCTGATCGACAACACGTTCCTCACCATCGACTGA
- a CDS encoding porin family protein encodes MLFAVGLQPAQAQERLGYGVKLGVTAAELHNRGSGDARWGATGSFFVTSPLSGTMDFLGEIGYHAKGSRGEDFSEAARGEFDSRFNYIFLLAAPQYANTLGDGGLRLFAFAGPRADLFLGETFSFEEASADSDEPSVFLSRSFSPLVLGVAAGIGLDFARLLPVPLIAELRYNGDITPAYTFFGGDEQVRNRTFDLRLGLSF; translated from the coding sequence TTGCTGTTCGCGGTCGGCCTTCAACCCGCGCAGGCGCAAGAGCGGCTAGGCTACGGGGTGAAACTCGGAGTCACGGCCGCAGAATTGCACAACCGTGGGTCGGGCGATGCGCGGTGGGGAGCCACCGGCAGCTTCTTCGTCACGTCGCCGCTCTCGGGGACCATGGATTTCCTAGGAGAGATCGGATACCATGCGAAGGGGAGCCGCGGCGAAGACTTCAGCGAGGCAGCCCGCGGCGAGTTCGACTCCCGCTTCAATTACATTTTCCTGCTCGCCGCCCCTCAGTACGCGAACACGCTCGGCGACGGCGGACTCCGTCTGTTCGCGTTCGCCGGGCCGCGCGCTGATCTGTTCCTCGGGGAAACGTTCAGCTTCGAGGAAGCCTCGGCCGATTCGGACGAGCCCTCCGTGTTTCTCTCCCGCAGTTTCAGCCCCCTCGTGCTCGGGGTGGCGGCAGGCATCGGCCTCGACTTCGCGCGGTTGCTGCCCGTGCCGCTGATCGCAGAGCTTCGCTACAACGGCGACATCACGCCCGCCTACACCTTCTTCGGAGGCGACGAACAGGTGCGCAACCGCACGTTCGAC
- a CDS encoding thiolase family protein yields the protein MASVILSAARTPVGSFGGALKDVSAPDLGATAIKAALERAGIAPDAVDEVIMGCVVTAGVGQAPARQAAIKAGLPDKTPCMTINKVCGSGMKAVMLADQAIRAGDAKVVVAGGMENMSAAPFLLQNGRYGYGFGNGQVVDAMQHDGLTDAYSGEAMGVAADLCADTCNVPRERQDEFSVLSYQRAQESVNSGRFDAEVAPVTIKGRKGDTVVDKDEEPFRTNFDKIPTLRPVFTRDGGTVTAANASTINDGAAALLIADEDWAKEHSLKPLARIVASAQHAKPPVEFTTAPIQATEKVLEKTGLTIDDIDLFEVNEAFAVVSLAAQDALGIPTEKLNVNGGSVAIGHPIGASGARILTTLLYAMEQRDAKRGLAAICIGGGEATALIVERP from the coding sequence ATGGCTTCCGTCATCCTCTCCGCTGCCCGCACGCCCGTCGGCTCGTTCGGCGGCGCGCTCAAAGACGTATCCGCACCCGACCTCGGCGCCACCGCCATCAAAGCCGCGCTCGAACGCGCCGGTATCGCGCCCGACGCCGTCGACGAGGTGATCATGGGCTGCGTCGTCACGGCCGGGGTGGGGCAGGCGCCCGCGCGCCAAGCGGCGATCAAGGCCGGGCTGCCGGACAAGACGCCGTGCATGACCATCAACAAGGTCTGCGGCTCGGGGATGAAGGCCGTCATGCTCGCCGATCAGGCGATCCGCGCGGGCGACGCGAAGGTCGTCGTCGCGGGCGGGATGGAGAACATGTCGGCGGCGCCGTTCCTGCTCCAGAACGGCCGCTACGGCTACGGCTTCGGCAATGGGCAGGTCGTCGACGCGATGCAGCACGACGGGCTGACCGACGCCTACAGCGGCGAGGCGATGGGAGTCGCCGCCGACCTCTGCGCCGACACGTGCAACGTCCCGCGCGAGCGGCAGGACGAGTTCTCCGTCCTCAGCTATCAGCGCGCGCAGGAGTCGGTGAACAGCGGCCGGTTCGACGCCGAAGTCGCGCCCGTCACCATCAAGGGCCGCAAGGGCGATACCGTCGTCGACAAGGACGAGGAGCCGTTCCGCACCAACTTCGATAAGATCCCGACGCTCCGGCCGGTCTTCACGCGCGACGGCGGCACGGTCACCGCCGCGAACGCTTCGACGATCAACGACGGCGCCGCCGCGCTCCTCATCGCCGACGAGGACTGGGCGAAAGAGCACAGCCTCAAGCCGCTCGCCCGCATCGTCGCGTCCGCGCAGCACGCCAAGCCGCCCGTCGAGTTCACGACCGCGCCGATCCAGGCCACCGAAAAGGTGCTCGAAAAGACCGGCCTCACGATCGACGACATCGACCTCTTCGAGGTGAACGAGGCGTTCGCCGTCGTGAGCCTCGCGGCGCAGGACGCGCTCGGGATTCCGACGGAGAAGCTGAACGTGAACGGCGGCTCCGTCGCGATCGGCCACCCCATCGGCGCCTCCGGCGCGCGCATTCTCACGACGCTGCTCTACGCGATGGAGCAGCGCGACGCCAAGCGCGGCCTCGCCGCCATCTGCATCGGCGGTGGCGAAGCGACGGCCCTCATCGTCGAGCGCCCGTAG
- a CDS encoding Do family serine endopeptidase has translation MSTSATRKLPVALLVIAAFIAGIFFVTSSGALFDGGLFGNAEAQQAPAVRGDVSQGIETATELGEAFAAVAEAVNPAVVSISTTQNVAQSEMGNPFEGTPFEQFFGGGGQGNGSQVIPRSALGSGAIVRPNGFIVTNNHVVENADEVLVHFFDGTELVGEIVGTDPFADLAVIKVDAEQLPYLGFGEAERLRVGQWVIAVGSPLQQSLSNTVTAGIISALGRSQQINQLENFIQTDASINPGNSGGPLVNLRGQLIGINTAIATRTGGFQGIGFAIPVDIVENVVGQLIETGEVERGFLGVSFGAISQSYARALDVPVGSAQVSSVQDGSAADDAGIEAGDVIVSVDGNELRNSSDLLSIVANRRPGDELRLTYLRGEDRLTTTVTLGARVEDEQAANRPRRDRKPSGDNGQKEMDVLGMTLGALTARQAEQFGYESNAEGVLVTGVERGTEAFRDANIREGDLIVSISGESVTSLADFERIYGRIGEGETFILTLQRAGQQGRQVYRTALTK, from the coding sequence ATGAGCACGAGCGCCACCCGCAAGCTCCCCGTTGCGCTTCTCGTCATCGCCGCGTTCATCGCGGGCATCTTCTTCGTCACCTCCAGCGGCGCCCTCTTCGACGGCGGCCTCTTCGGCAACGCCGAGGCGCAGCAGGCCCCCGCCGTCCGCGGCGACGTATCGCAGGGGATCGAGACCGCTACCGAACTCGGCGAGGCCTTCGCCGCGGTCGCCGAAGCCGTCAACCCCGCCGTCGTGTCCATCTCCACCACGCAGAACGTGGCCCAGTCTGAGATGGGCAACCCGTTCGAGGGCACGCCCTTCGAGCAGTTCTTCGGCGGAGGCGGGCAGGGGAATGGCAGCCAGGTCATCCCGCGCTCGGCCCTCGGCTCCGGCGCGATCGTCCGCCCGAACGGCTTCATCGTCACGAACAACCACGTCGTGGAAAACGCCGACGAGGTGCTCGTCCATTTCTTCGACGGGACCGAGCTCGTCGGCGAGATTGTGGGGACCGACCCCTTCGCCGACCTCGCCGTGATCAAGGTCGACGCCGAGCAGCTCCCGTACCTCGGCTTCGGCGAGGCCGAGCGGCTCCGCGTCGGGCAGTGGGTGATCGCCGTCGGCAGCCCGCTCCAGCAGTCGCTCTCGAACACGGTCACGGCCGGGATCATCTCGGCGCTCGGGCGGAGCCAGCAGATCAACCAGCTCGAGAACTTCATCCAGACCGACGCCTCGATCAACCCCGGCAACTCGGGCGGCCCGCTCGTGAACCTCCGCGGCCAGCTCATCGGGATCAACACGGCGATCGCGACGCGGACAGGCGGCTTCCAGGGCATCGGCTTCGCCATCCCCGTCGACATCGTCGAGAACGTGGTCGGCCAGCTCATCGAGACGGGCGAGGTCGAGCGCGGCTTCCTCGGCGTCTCGTTCGGCGCCATCTCGCAGTCCTACGCCCGGGCCCTCGACGTGCCCGTGGGCTCGGCCCAGGTTTCGTCCGTGCAGGACGGCAGTGCGGCAGACGACGCCGGGATCGAAGCGGGCGACGTGATCGTCTCCGTCGACGGCAACGAGCTCCGCAACAGCAGCGACCTCCTCTCGATCGTGGCGAACCGGCGGCCCGGCGACGAGCTCCGGCTGACGTACCTCCGGGGCGAGGACCGCCTCACGACGACGGTCACGCTTGGCGCGCGCGTAGAGGACGAGCAGGCCGCGAACCGGCCGCGCCGCGACCGCAAGCCGAGCGGCGACAACGGCCAGAAGGAGATGGACGTGCTCGGCATGACGCTCGGTGCGCTCACCGCCCGCCAGGCCGAGCAGTTCGGCTACGAATCCAACGCGGAGGGCGTCCTCGTGACGGGCGTGGAGCGCGGCACGGAGGCGTTCCGCGACGCGAACATCCGCGAGGGTGACCTCATCGTCAGCATCAGCGGTGAGAGTGTGACGAGCCTCGCCGACTTCGAGCGCATCTACGGCCGGATCGGCGAAGGCG
- a CDS encoding WG repeat-containing protein, whose translation MRLLRSLFLLALVAAAGCTAVPIGVPPEVADRLPAPVPAEQVAAGADRFPIAVRGRWGYIDRAGEVVIEPQFDGAYAFAEGLARVEIDGRYGYIDPAGAVVLSPVYRQAFDFAEGRARVVLPTAGAELGSDAATAEARLLEAFIATDGTVIVPATLSRARDFGRSGDSTLAPVVRMRTRSYVPLGLSALAFLGVTLQDEGGWEVVGAGGDMAFRVENALNVLGLVDGRLPFAQNVGTWPFRARRWGYLDTEGRVAIAPQFRWASGFSEGRAAVVLDDRYGYIDTTGALVIPPQFGRAGAFSEARAPVRRAGQWGFVDRDGRVIVPAQYDFASEFSDGRALVQRGGQFGFVDADGAEVIPLRYDYARSFRDGLAFVRDGDREGYIDPDGAFVWSQPATPPR comes from the coding sequence ATGCGTCTGCTGCGCTCGCTTTTCCTGCTCGCGCTTGTCGCCGCCGCCGGCTGCACGGCCGTCCCGATCGGGGTGCCGCCCGAGGTAGCCGATCGGCTGCCGGCTCCGGTGCCCGCCGAGCAAGTCGCGGCGGGCGCGGACCGCTTCCCCATCGCCGTGCGCGGGCGGTGGGGCTACATCGACCGGGCGGGGGAGGTCGTGATCGAGCCGCAGTTCGACGGGGCGTACGCTTTCGCCGAAGGCCTCGCGCGCGTCGAAATTGATGGGCGGTACGGCTACATCGACCCCGCAGGTGCAGTCGTCCTCTCGCCGGTCTATCGGCAAGCGTTCGACTTCGCCGAAGGCCGCGCCCGCGTCGTCCTCCCGACGGCGGGCGCCGAGTTGGGGAGCGATGCCGCGACGGCGGAGGCCCGCCTGCTCGAAGCTTTCATCGCCACCGACGGCACCGTGATCGTGCCCGCGACGCTATCCCGCGCACGGGACTTCGGGCGGTCGGGCGACAGCACGCTCGCCCCCGTCGTGCGGATGCGGACGCGGAGCTACGTCCCGCTCGGGCTGTCCGCGCTCGCGTTCCTCGGCGTGACGTTGCAGGACGAGGGGGGATGGGAGGTCGTCGGGGCTGGGGGCGACATGGCGTTCCGGGTGGAGAACGCGCTCAACGTGCTCGGCCTCGTCGATGGGCGGCTCCCCTTCGCGCAGAACGTAGGCACGTGGCCGTTCCGAGCGCGTCGGTGGGGCTATCTCGACACCGAAGGCCGCGTCGCCATCGCGCCGCAATTCCGCTGGGCTTCCGGCTTTTCCGAAGGCCGCGCCGCCGTCGTGCTCGACGACCGGTACGGCTACATCGACACGACGGGGGCGCTCGTCATTCCGCCGCAGTTCGGTCGCGCCGGGGCGTTCAGCGAAGCCCGTGCGCCCGTCCGCCGCGCCGGGCAGTGGGGGTTCGTCGACCGCGATGGGCGCGTTATCGTCCCCGCGCAGTACGACTTCGCCTCCGAGTTCTCCGACGGCCGCGCCCTCGTGCAACGCGGCGGGCAGTTCGGCTTCGTCGATGCCGACGGCGCCGAAGTGATCCCGCTCCGCTACGACTACGCCCGCTCGTTCCGCGACGGCCTCGCCTTCGTCCGTGACGGCGACCGCGAGGGTTACATCGACCCTGACGGCGCGTTCGTGTGGAGTCAGCCCGCGACGCCGCCCCGCTAG